The following are from one region of the Candidatus Hydrogenedentota bacterium genome:
- a CDS encoding ROK family protein, translating to MKSVVAGIDLGGTNVKTAIVARNGSMIAKDSRPTNAELGLDHVIDTMVASVERALEMAEADPCDMFAVGVGAPGPMNWETGVVFSPPNLPGWENVPLADLMQDRLKVPTFVDNDANVATWGEFWSGAGREVDSMCCLTLGTGVGGGIVVFGRLLRGPDGTAAEIGHMNVCREGRQCNCGAKGCLEAYASVTGMGRTAVEGIEAGEKTLLTDMCKGDLSLIDGKMIYDALAKGDKFAAWVMRETAVWLGTGIGSLINLLNPEMVVLCGGMIAAGDILFDPIRETARAQSFDVPGSRVKIVPAGLGADSGVIGAAGCALQRYEEG from the coding sequence GTGAAGTCAGTAGTAGCGGGAATCGATCTCGGGGGAACGAATGTAAAGACCGCGATTGTTGCGCGGAATGGGTCCATGATTGCGAAGGACAGCCGTCCGACCAATGCGGAGCTGGGCCTTGACCATGTGATAGACACGATGGTTGCCAGCGTCGAACGTGCCCTGGAAATGGCAGAAGCCGATCCCTGCGACATGTTTGCGGTGGGGGTGGGCGCGCCGGGTCCCATGAACTGGGAAACGGGTGTGGTGTTCAGTCCCCCGAATCTTCCGGGTTGGGAGAATGTCCCGCTGGCGGATCTTATGCAAGACCGCCTGAAAGTCCCTACTTTTGTCGACAACGACGCCAATGTCGCGACGTGGGGTGAGTTTTGGTCTGGCGCGGGCCGGGAAGTAGATTCCATGTGTTGCCTGACACTCGGTACGGGCGTCGGGGGGGGCATTGTGGTGTTTGGCCGGTTGCTGCGGGGCCCTGATGGCACGGCAGCGGAAATCGGACACATGAACGTATGCCGCGAGGGACGTCAGTGCAACTGCGGAGCCAAGGGGTGCCTTGAAGCCTATGCATCCGTGACCGGGATGGGCCGAACTGCCGTCGAAGGGATCGAAGCAGGCGAGAAGACGTTATTGACGGACATGTGCAAGGGTGACCTTTCTCTCATTGACGGGAAAATGATCTATGATGCGCTTGCCAAAGGCGACAAGTTTGCCGCGTGGGTTATGCGCGAAACAGCGGTTTGGCTTGGCACCGGCATCGGTAGCCTCATCAATCTGTTGAATCCGGAAATGGTTGTGTTGTGCGGCGGTATGATTGCCGCCGGCGACATCCTGTTCGATCCCATTCGCGAGACCGCACGCGCGCAATCGTTTGACGTGCCCGGAAGCCGGGTGAAGATTGTTCCGGCTGGGTTGGGCGCGGATTCGGGCGTTATTGGCGCCGCAGGATGCGCATTACAGCGGTATGAAGAGGGATAG
- the hisH gene encoding imidazole glycerol phosphate synthase subunit HisH, producing MIAIVDYKAGNLTSVKLALEYLGVPGMITRKPEEVLAADRVIFPGDGAAGSAMEHLNELDLAQTLKTVVDRGTPTLGICLGTQVIFDFSEEDGGVNCMGIIPGNVKRFRPSDPMCKIPQMGWNTMRFKTPHPLFAGVEDESEFYFIHSYYPAPTDTNHVVGETEYADVTFASAVARGSLFATQFHPERSGRIGIRMLKNFTEWDGKC from the coding sequence ATGATTGCGATTGTCGACTACAAAGCAGGGAACTTGACGAGCGTCAAACTGGCGCTCGAGTATCTGGGCGTGCCGGGTATGATTACGCGTAAGCCCGAGGAAGTGCTTGCGGCCGATCGCGTTATTTTCCCCGGCGACGGCGCCGCGGGATCCGCGATGGAACACTTGAACGAGCTGGACCTCGCGCAGACTTTAAAGACGGTCGTTGACCGTGGTACACCGACGCTGGGTATTTGTCTTGGAACGCAAGTCATCTTTGATTTCTCGGAAGAAGACGGGGGCGTCAATTGCATGGGGATCATTCCGGGGAACGTAAAGCGGTTCCGTCCCTCCGACCCCATGTGCAAGATCCCGCAAATGGGTTGGAATACAATGCGGTTCAAGACGCCTCACCCCTTGTTTGCAGGCGTCGAAGACGAAAGCGAATTCTACTTCATTCACAGTTACTACCCAGCGCCAACGGACACGAATCACGTGGTGGGCGAGACCGAATATGCGGACGTGACGTTCGCGTCGGCGGTTGCGCGCGGAAGTCTGTTCGCGACGCAGTTTCACCCGGAACGTTCCGGCCGAATAGGAATACGCATGTTGAAGAACTTCACGGAGTGGGACGGAAAATGCTGA
- the hisF gene encoding imidazole glycerol phosphate synthase subunit HisF, which produces MLSKRIVPCLDVRNRVVTKGVKFQNNKDIGDPIEMAVAYSDGGADELVFYDITASAERRPIDIEMVREIGKVVHIPFAVGGGIESLDDMYRVLLAGAEKVSVNSLAVRNPGIIGEGARIFGSQCIVLGMDPVKADDPAKFPSGYEITVRGFRERTGIDALEWAKRAQDLGVGEIVVNSVDADGMRTGFELTLTGLIARSVGIPVVASGGAGTPQHLIDVFRQAQADAAIVASMVHMGDYTIAQIKEELDRAGIPVRKKW; this is translated from the coding sequence ATGCTGAGTAAACGAATCGTCCCCTGTCTGGACGTCCGCAATCGGGTGGTGACCAAGGGCGTCAAGTTTCAAAACAACAAGGACATTGGCGATCCCATCGAGATGGCCGTAGCTTACAGCGACGGCGGCGCCGACGAACTGGTCTTCTATGACATCACCGCATCCGCCGAGCGGCGTCCCATCGACATCGAGATGGTACGAGAGATCGGGAAGGTCGTTCATATTCCGTTTGCCGTAGGCGGTGGAATCGAAAGTCTCGACGATATGTATCGCGTACTGCTTGCGGGGGCCGAGAAAGTCTCGGTTAACTCGCTGGCCGTGCGCAATCCCGGCATCATTGGCGAAGGTGCGCGTATCTTCGGTTCGCAGTGCATCGTGCTGGGAATGGACCCCGTCAAGGCAGACGATCCCGCCAAGTTTCCAAGTGGGTATGAAATCACGGTGCGCGGTTTTCGCGAGCGTACCGGGATTGACGCGCTGGAGTGGGCAAAGCGCGCTCAGGACCTTGGCGTTGGCGAGATCGTGGTAAATAGCGTAGATGCGGATGGCATGCGCACCGGTTTCGAATTGACTCTGACCGGATTGATTGCCAGAAGCGTGGGAATACCGGTAGTCGCATCCGGGGGAGCGGGCACGCCGCAGCACTTGATCGATGTATTCCGGCAAGCGCAAGCTGACGCCGCGATTGTGGCAAGCATGGTTCACATGGGCGACTATACCATTGCGCAGATTAAAGAGGAGTTGGATCGCGCGGGAATTCCTGTGCGTAAGAAGTGGTGA
- a CDS encoding 1-phosphofructokinase family hexose kinase, producing the protein MILTVTPNPCVDKTVYVDEIKIGTFMRSSRCTCIAGGKGTNVSRGIAALGRTTRAMVIVGGHSGAHVVEMIEKQDCIECIPAWVASQTRTITTVLEQTVHRQTAFFEPGSRVTNEEAQGIVETFRNALPGAKVVTFSGTVPDPSIKWLYRELIPIAKKAQVVALLDSHGPEFALGLEAVPYMVKPNISEAEELLGYSLETMDARWRAVEEFHQRGVELVVLSLGREGALVSRGSERFQVIPPHVREVNPVGSGDALLSAFAIGLIEGMPLKMMAMLGCAAGTANAMSWDIGHFSREEVEALLPRMEIRSISE; encoded by the coding sequence TTGATTCTCACCGTCACACCGAATCCGTGCGTAGACAAGACGGTCTACGTAGACGAGATTAAGATTGGGACCTTTATGCGTTCCTCGCGCTGCACCTGCATCGCGGGAGGTAAGGGGACCAACGTATCGCGCGGTATCGCCGCCTTGGGACGGACAACGCGCGCCATGGTCATTGTCGGCGGACACAGCGGCGCGCATGTCGTCGAGATGATCGAAAAGCAAGACTGCATTGAGTGCATTCCTGCGTGGGTTGCTTCGCAGACACGCACCATCACGACGGTCCTGGAGCAGACCGTACATCGTCAGACGGCGTTCTTCGAGCCCGGATCGCGGGTTACCAACGAAGAGGCGCAGGGTATTGTCGAGACCTTTCGAAATGCCTTGCCGGGGGCAAAGGTCGTCACGTTCAGCGGAACGGTGCCGGACCCCAGTATCAAATGGCTGTATCGAGAGCTGATCCCCATCGCAAAAAAGGCTCAGGTAGTTGCCCTGCTTGATTCGCACGGTCCTGAATTTGCACTTGGGCTGGAGGCCGTGCCGTATATGGTAAAGCCGAATATCTCCGAAGCGGAGGAACTGCTCGGCTATAGCCTCGAGACCATGGATGCGAGATGGCGCGCTGTCGAAGAGTTTCACCAGCGCGGAGTCGAACTTGTCGTACTGTCACTGGGGCGAGAAGGCGCGCTGGTTTCGCGAGGCAGCGAACGCTTTCAAGTGATTCCACCACACGTGCGCGAGGTGAATCCCGTGGGCAGCGGTGACGCACTGCTATCTGCGTTTGCCATTGGCCTTATCGAGGGGATGCCGCTGAAGATGATGGCCATGCTCGGGTGCGCGGCAGGCACGGCGAACGCCATGTCGTGGGACATTGGCCACTTCTCGCGAGAAGAAGTAGAAGCGCTGTTGCCGCGAATGGAAATACGCTCCATTTCCGAATAG
- the lpxK gene encoding tetraacyldisaccharide 4'-kinase has product MNPVDPLIRKIRTGEPIPAPLAAILTAATPIQRVGMWLRHRKPRERVNARVISFGNITAGGTGKTPAVIERASKEVAEGRVVGILTRGHGHTRKVASIVIARGEEAAHMSDVIGDEPALIASKVPDAFVARSADRVAAARKLIDEHGCDTLILDDGFQYVQLERDENIALIDASNPFGNERLVPRGILREPVSALARATQLILTRCDQARDLDALLRRIESICPGIPIRKTYHAPVRLRRVCDGETMSLKTLKDDLIAVACAIGNPESFLRTLQDIGAKPYLIITNLDHASLPLEKFSEHPKVIVTEKDATRIRTAPSNVWALEVELRDC; this is encoded by the coding sequence ATGAACCCCGTCGATCCGCTCATCCGCAAGATTCGAACTGGCGAGCCCATACCCGCACCCCTCGCTGCGATTCTCACAGCGGCCACTCCAATCCAACGTGTCGGGATGTGGTTGCGCCACCGCAAACCGCGTGAACGCGTCAACGCTCGTGTCATCAGTTTCGGAAACATCACGGCAGGGGGAACGGGAAAGACACCCGCCGTGATCGAGCGCGCAAGCAAGGAAGTGGCCGAAGGACGTGTCGTCGGAATACTCACCCGCGGACATGGGCACACGCGCAAGGTCGCGTCGATAGTAATTGCGCGCGGCGAAGAGGCTGCGCACATGAGCGATGTCATCGGCGACGAGCCCGCGTTGATTGCGAGCAAGGTCCCGGATGCATTTGTGGCACGCTCGGCTGACCGTGTTGCCGCAGCACGTAAGCTCATCGATGAACACGGCTGCGACACGCTTATTCTCGACGACGGATTTCAATACGTGCAGTTGGAGCGAGACGAGAACATCGCGCTGATCGACGCCTCAAATCCATTTGGCAACGAGCGCCTTGTTCCGCGCGGGATACTTCGCGAACCAGTCTCCGCCCTGGCCCGCGCCACACAGCTCATCCTGACGCGCTGTGATCAAGCGCGCGATCTGGATGCCTTGCTGCGCCGGATCGAATCGATTTGTCCAGGCATCCCGATTCGAAAGACCTATCATGCTCCCGTTCGGCTTCGTCGAGTTTGCGACGGAGAAACCATGAGCCTGAAGACGTTGAAGGACGACCTCATCGCCGTTGCCTGCGCAATCGGCAACCCGGAGTCGTTTCTACGAACGCTTCAAGACATCGGCGCGAAGCCTTACCTGATCATCACTAATCTGGACCATGCCTCGCTGCCTCTGGAGAAGTTCTCCGAGCATCCAAAGGTTATCGTCACGGAAAAGGATGCAACGCGCATTCGGACCGCCCCCAGTAACGTGTGGGCGCTGGAAGTCGAACTCAGAGACTGCTGA
- the dprA gene encoding DNA-processing protein DprA codes for MALTQEQREWLTLTLVPGVGTTLFIRLLARFRTPAAVLRAPKHALQDVVGEKLAQRITQYSDVVDVDAQERAMAKYGVTLLTMEDPRYPLRLAEIYDPPLVLFVRGELRDEDQNCVALVGTRRATPYGLRMAEKFGREMAARNVTVVSGLALGVDAAAHQGAIDAGGRTVAVLGCGVDIAYPPQNADLMQDITKHGCVISQFPMGMKPSAGHFPYRNRIISGMTMGTLVIEAPLSSGALITARQAAEQGREVFAVPGQVGVLNSQGPHLLIREGAKLVETVEDILVELNLPADVRTELPRPAASRATTSTTPRTETPAPQAAFEPAPPPPQRPPAPTPEKPSQPAGLERMVLKALSPTGTHVDEISAACRISISDALSTLTLLELKGLVRQFSGKRFAPQ; via the coding sequence ATGGCGCTGACGCAGGAACAACGCGAATGGTTGACGCTGACGCTGGTGCCCGGAGTGGGCACCACGTTGTTCATTCGCTTGCTGGCGCGGTTTCGGACTCCCGCAGCCGTGTTGCGCGCGCCCAAACATGCCCTTCAAGACGTCGTCGGTGAAAAGCTTGCCCAACGCATCACGCAATACAGCGACGTTGTAGATGTCGATGCCCAAGAACGCGCCATGGCAAAGTACGGTGTCACCCTGCTGACGATGGAAGACCCGCGCTATCCCCTTCGTTTGGCTGAAATCTACGACCCGCCACTCGTGCTCTTCGTGCGCGGCGAGTTGCGCGATGAAGACCAGAATTGCGTAGCGCTCGTTGGAACGCGGCGCGCCACGCCCTACGGTCTACGTATGGCGGAGAAGTTCGGGCGTGAAATGGCCGCGCGGAATGTCACTGTGGTTAGCGGTCTGGCATTGGGGGTGGATGCAGCGGCACATCAAGGCGCCATCGACGCGGGTGGGCGCACGGTTGCCGTTCTTGGTTGCGGCGTCGACATCGCATATCCGCCGCAAAACGCCGACCTCATGCAGGACATCACGAAGCACGGTTGCGTTATCTCTCAGTTTCCCATGGGAATGAAACCTTCAGCCGGACATTTCCCCTATCGCAATCGCATCATCAGCGGCATGACGATGGGGACGCTCGTTATCGAAGCTCCACTTTCGAGCGGGGCGCTTATTACGGCGCGGCAAGCGGCGGAACAAGGCCGCGAAGTGTTCGCCGTTCCCGGCCAAGTGGGTGTACTCAATAGCCAGGGCCCGCACCTTCTGATTCGCGAAGGCGCAAAACTCGTGGAGACGGTTGAGGATATCCTTGTTGAGCTGAACCTTCCCGCAGACGTTCGGACAGAACTTCCTCGGCCAGCAGCGAGTCGCGCGACCACGTCCACAACGCCCAGAACCGAGACGCCTGCGCCGCAAGCAGCCTTCGAGCCGGCCCCTCCCCCCCCGCAACGCCCGCCGGCGCCCACTCCGGAAAAACCGTCGCAGCCCGCGGGACTCGAACGGATGGTCTTGAAAGCCCTGTCTCCCACTGGCACGCATGTCGATGAGATTTCTGCGGCATGCCGCATCTCCATTTCCGATGCCCTGAGCACACTCACGCTCCTGGAGTTGAAAGGCCTCGTGCGCCAGTTCAGCGGCAAGCGTTTTGCACCCCAATGA
- a CDS encoding alpha-galactosidase → MRIAVSLLSFALVAVSLQAQTLFPARAHKEYRSTSASSYVSIVQKSGQVNIDLTSGEPVFTNVYPMVWLDGEEKPKPLPVLGKATSRREVSDKLGKGQGIGMTFKSCEWLHNTYPTEPYLTVQVAFTNTGKKPVRVKALMPWCTGDKRNGGFSLGAGTSECQVLENGRNFPGDESPPAMTRGAASSMWNLLALNTQNRRSLVAGFLTNDRAYTRIRFDNPTTDETFGEFFKEFSAECVYDPPVELQPGERLVSEVLYLSIAERDPFEGLERFSRHMAAVNNVSGKRPFSPHGWDSWNTEYRSDINEARVYENLDFIDKNLKRYGWTHFAIDDGWQNAKGDWEVNPERFPNGLRSITDAIHARGMTAGIWIAPFTVNVNSNLAKEHPDWLAAPNAQGREVVNEDDRILDVTAPGALDYVRQVAARISNEWGFDALMEADYVYHLLLAEKYHDTSLTRVEVFRKGMQALREGMGEDKFIMSFAPLAVTGTIADGMRLGNDCAPIWRKDPEKWPWGCVETMTTAARRYYFTPSLWSPDVDCAYFGHDATRARWDVADKPKLTRDQTLAWLTGQVMTGGTVLIGDRFSGLAPDEVAVLQKLLPTVGRARPIDLFEADNPQIWHLPVRSAVGNWSILALFNWDESAAKTVPVSFAKLGLDPEGYFTVYGFWEDKYYGIGQKQLEVNIPPGGVRLLALRPYENRPMFLSTNRHFSQGATDFKSLEWNSAARTLHGVFEGVANTDYTIRILIPDPYKAETISVSTGNATTQMEQNVLRIDLHCDSDGPVDWRLRF, encoded by the coding sequence GTGAGAATCGCGGTCTCTCTTTTAAGCTTCGCCTTGGTTGCGGTATCTCTCCAAGCGCAGACGCTATTCCCCGCGCGCGCCCACAAGGAATACCGGAGTACCTCTGCAAGCTCCTACGTCTCTATCGTTCAGAAGAGTGGCCAAGTCAATATCGATTTGACCAGCGGCGAGCCCGTCTTCACCAATGTGTATCCCATGGTGTGGCTCGATGGCGAGGAGAAGCCCAAGCCGCTGCCCGTTCTCGGCAAGGCAACGAGCCGCCGGGAAGTCAGCGACAAGCTGGGCAAGGGCCAGGGAATCGGCATGACGTTCAAGTCGTGCGAGTGGCTCCATAATACGTACCCCACCGAACCCTACCTTACCGTACAAGTTGCCTTCACCAACACGGGCAAGAAACCTGTACGCGTAAAAGCATTGATGCCTTGGTGTACCGGTGACAAGCGCAATGGCGGATTCTCTCTGGGGGCTGGCACCTCCGAATGCCAGGTTCTCGAAAATGGACGCAATTTCCCCGGCGACGAATCCCCCCCAGCAATGACGCGTGGCGCCGCCTCAAGTATGTGGAATCTCTTAGCACTGAATACGCAGAATCGGCGTTCGCTCGTGGCCGGGTTCTTGACCAACGATCGCGCCTATACGCGTATCCGCTTCGATAATCCCACGACAGACGAGACATTCGGCGAATTCTTCAAAGAGTTCTCGGCTGAATGTGTCTACGATCCCCCTGTGGAACTGCAACCTGGCGAACGATTGGTATCCGAAGTACTGTACCTTAGCATCGCGGAACGCGACCCCTTTGAAGGGTTGGAACGCTTTTCCCGCCATATGGCCGCCGTTAACAACGTGTCCGGAAAGCGCCCGTTTTCCCCTCACGGCTGGGACTCCTGGAACACGGAATACCGCTCTGACATCAACGAAGCCCGGGTGTACGAGAATCTCGATTTCATCGACAAGAACCTCAAGCGCTATGGCTGGACACACTTTGCAATCGATGACGGATGGCAGAACGCCAAGGGCGACTGGGAAGTCAATCCGGAACGCTTTCCGAACGGCCTGAGATCCATTACCGATGCCATTCACGCGCGCGGCATGACCGCAGGCATTTGGATTGCTCCCTTCACGGTCAATGTGAACTCCAATCTGGCGAAAGAGCACCCCGACTGGCTCGCAGCACCCAATGCGCAAGGCCGCGAGGTCGTCAATGAGGATGACCGCATCCTCGACGTCACTGCCCCGGGCGCTTTGGACTACGTCCGCCAAGTTGCCGCACGAATAAGCAATGAGTGGGGCTTCGACGCGCTTATGGAAGCCGACTATGTTTACCACTTGCTGCTTGCCGAAAAGTACCACGACACGTCGCTGACACGTGTCGAGGTATTTCGTAAAGGCATGCAGGCCTTGCGCGAGGGCATGGGAGAAGACAAGTTCATCATGAGCTTCGCTCCTCTCGCCGTAACAGGCACCATCGCCGACGGCATGCGGCTCGGCAATGACTGCGCCCCCATTTGGCGAAAGGATCCCGAGAAGTGGCCGTGGGGCTGTGTCGAGACGATGACAACAGCGGCGCGCCGCTACTACTTCACGCCGTCGCTCTGGTCGCCTGACGTCGATTGCGCCTACTTCGGCCATGACGCCACACGCGCGCGGTGGGACGTTGCCGACAAACCAAAACTCACTCGCGATCAGACGCTCGCGTGGCTGACGGGCCAAGTCATGACCGGGGGAACGGTGCTTATTGGAGATCGCTTCTCTGGACTTGCGCCAGACGAAGTTGCAGTCCTCCAGAAACTGCTGCCGACGGTGGGCCGTGCACGCCCCATCGATTTGTTCGAGGCCGACAATCCTCAAATATGGCACTTGCCTGTCCGTAGCGCGGTGGGCAACTGGTCGATTCTCGCGCTGTTTAATTGGGACGAATCCGCTGCCAAGACGGTTCCCGTTTCATTTGCGAAACTCGGACTCGACCCGGAGGGATACTTCACCGTTTACGGTTTCTGGGAGGACAAGTACTACGGCATTGGCCAGAAGCAACTCGAAGTGAACATCCCGCCCGGCGGCGTGCGCCTGCTGGCGTTGCGTCCGTACGAGAACCGCCCCATGTTCCTTTCGACGAATCGCCACTTCTCGCAGGGAGCTACCGATTTCAAGTCACTTGAGTGGAATTCGGCCGCCAGGACGCTCCATGGCGTGTTTGAGGGCGTGGCCAACACAGACTATACGATTCGCATCCTCATTCCGGATCCATACAAGGCGGAGACTATTTCTGTTTCAACGGGCAATGCGACAACTCAGATGGAGCAGAATGTGCTTCGCATCGACCTGCATTGCGACTCCGATGGACCCGTAGACTGGCGCTTGAGGTTCTGA
- a CDS encoding Gfo/Idh/MocA family oxidoreductase, whose product MKSKTKTLRAGVIGAGAIAQACHMPGYAKDKRVDFVAFADPAVDRHAEVLKLFPKAKGYATHAEMLAKEDLDVVSVCSPNRFHASASMDALKAGCHVLCEKPMAMTLKECDKMIAVAKAQRRKLMIGFTNRMYTGPMLCKQMLTKKALGKPFMMRVRFAHSGPYPGWAKGTWFYKAAMAAGGVMLDMGIHAIDLCLWMFGPATSVYAKAATLIKKIEVDDNALLMLEFKSGALGYIEVGWTSKPGFSGFEIYGTEGTLICDYNRGLQLCGGKASAGRDSVTEWKTLDPKPTTGGWDVEISRWMDVVTGKEKLTMDGAAGRAAMQVALAAYESSRSGKKITIK is encoded by the coding sequence ATGAAATCCAAGACCAAGACGCTTCGGGCCGGTGTGATTGGCGCGGGAGCGATTGCGCAAGCTTGCCACATGCCGGGATATGCCAAAGACAAACGCGTCGATTTTGTTGCGTTCGCCGACCCCGCGGTCGACCGTCACGCCGAGGTTCTGAAGCTGTTCCCGAAGGCAAAGGGATACGCAACGCACGCGGAAATGCTCGCCAAAGAAGACCTCGATGTTGTGAGTGTCTGCTCGCCCAATCGATTCCACGCGTCGGCAAGTATGGACGCCCTGAAAGCCGGTTGCCATGTCCTGTGCGAAAAGCCCATGGCAATGACTTTAAAAGAATGCGACAAGATGATTGCCGTCGCGAAGGCACAACGTCGGAAACTCATGATTGGGTTTACCAACCGAATGTACACGGGGCCGATGCTGTGCAAGCAGATGCTTACCAAGAAAGCGCTCGGCAAACCCTTCATGATGCGCGTGCGGTTTGCGCACAGCGGTCCCTACCCCGGTTGGGCCAAGGGCACTTGGTTCTACAAAGCTGCCATGGCGGCAGGCGGAGTGATGCTCGACATGGGTATTCACGCCATCGACCTGTGCCTGTGGATGTTCGGCCCTGCCACTTCGGTTTATGCGAAGGCCGCGACGCTGATCAAGAAAATCGAAGTCGACGACAACGCCCTCCTGATGCTTGAATTCAAAAGTGGCGCGCTCGGCTACATCGAAGTCGGATGGACCAGCAAACCCGGATTCTCGGGATTCGAGATTTATGGCACGGAAGGGACCTTGATTTGCGACTACAACCGGGGGCTGCAGCTCTGCGGAGGCAAGGCGTCGGCCGGCCGCGATAGCGTCACCGAATGGAAGACCCTAGACCCAAAGCCCACCACCGGCGGCTGGGATGTCGAAATCTCCCGCTGGATGGACGTGGTCACAGGCAAGGAAAAACTCACCATGGACGGCGCTGCGGGACGTGCAGCCATGCAGGTCGCGTTGGCCGCCTATGAATCCAGCAGGTCCGGAAAGAAGATCACAATAAAGTAA